The proteins below come from a single Halomicroarcula saliterrae genomic window:
- a CDS encoding sulfatase has product MTDTDGSNVLFVVLDTVRKDRLSVYDEDRETTPHLAEFAAEATVFDGAVAPAPWTLPVHASLFTGLYPSEHEATQEDPYLEGATTLAESLSAAGYETACYSSNAWITSYTNLTAGFDHHDNFFQIMPSELLSGPLASVWKTMNDNDTLRSVADRMVQLGNKIHEHLAEGGGGDTKTPQVIDKTIEFIDGSDDFFAFINLMDAHLPYHPPEEYAERFAPGVDSTDVCQNSKEFNCGARDIDDDEWDDIRGLYDAELAHMDDQLDRLFTHLKETDQWDDTTVVVAADHGELFGEHDLYGHEFGIYDPLVNVPLVVKHPDLTAGRDDETVVELVDLYHTVLDAAGATGQGEALQSTRSLLSADYREFAGEMGGVPRGEVGFVEYHQPVVELRQLEGKASGAGIELDEQSRFYSRMGAARTVDEKYIHCTRIPDEAYDVGHDPGETENLVGTDAEPEALADALFEFVDSVDATWPDEADGADGDVLGEMDDETKDRLQDLGYID; this is encoded by the coding sequence ATGACTGATACGGACGGGTCCAACGTTCTCTTCGTCGTCCTGGACACGGTCCGGAAAGACCGGCTATCCGTCTACGACGAGGACCGCGAGACGACACCGCACCTCGCAGAGTTCGCCGCGGAGGCGACCGTCTTCGACGGCGCCGTCGCGCCGGCCCCGTGGACGCTGCCGGTCCACGCCTCGCTGTTTACCGGGCTCTATCCCAGCGAGCATGAGGCCACACAGGAAGACCCCTATCTGGAGGGGGCGACGACGCTCGCCGAGTCGCTGTCGGCGGCGGGCTACGAAACCGCCTGCTACTCGTCGAACGCCTGGATCACGAGCTACACGAACCTCACCGCGGGCTTTGATCACCACGACAACTTCTTCCAGATAATGCCCAGCGAGCTCCTCTCCGGGCCGCTCGCGAGCGTCTGGAAGACGATGAACGACAACGACACGCTCCGCAGCGTCGCCGACCGGATGGTCCAGCTTGGCAACAAGATACACGAGCATCTCGCCGAGGGCGGTGGCGGGGACACGAAGACGCCACAGGTCATCGACAAGACCATCGAGTTCATCGACGGGAGCGACGACTTCTTCGCGTTCATCAATCTGATGGACGCCCACCTCCCATACCACCCGCCCGAGGAGTACGCCGAACGGTTCGCGCCCGGCGTCGATTCGACGGACGTGTGCCAGAACTCGAAGGAGTTTAACTGCGGCGCCCGCGATATCGACGACGACGAGTGGGACGACATCAGAGGCCTCTACGACGCCGAACTGGCCCACATGGACGACCAGCTCGACCGGCTGTTCACCCACCTGAAAGAGACGGACCAGTGGGACGACACCACCGTCGTCGTCGCGGCTGACCACGGCGAGCTGTTCGGCGAACACGACCTGTACGGCCACGAGTTCGGCATCTACGACCCGCTCGTCAACGTCCCGCTCGTGGTCAAACACCCCGACCTCACGGCCGGCCGCGACGACGAGACGGTCGTCGAACTCGTCGACCTCTATCACACCGTCCTCGACGCGGCGGGCGCGACGGGCCAGGGCGAGGCCCTGCAGTCGACCCGCTCGCTGCTGTCGGCCGACTACCGCGAGTTCGCCGGCGAGATGGGCGGCGTCCCGCGGGGTGAGGTCGGCTTCGTCGAGTACCACCAGCCCGTCGTCGAGCTGCGCCAGCTGGAAGGGAAAGCCAGCGGGGCCGGTATCGAACTCGACGAGCAGTCCCGCTTTTACTCCCGGATGGGCGCGGCACGGACCGTCGACGAGAAGTACATCCACTGCACGCGCATCCCCGACGAGGCCTACGACGTGGGGCACGACCCGGGCGAGACCGAGAACCTGGTCGGCACCGACGCGGAGCCCGAGGCGCTCGCCGACGCCCTGTTCGAGTTCGTCGACTCGGTCGACGCCACCTGGCCCGACGAGGCCGACGGGGCCGACGGCGACGTGCTGGGCGAGATGGACGACGAGACGAAGGACCGACTGCAGGACCTCGGGTACATCGACTGA
- the twy1 gene encoding 4-demethylwyosine synthase TYW1, which yields MSDSDSGGPKQVSDPDYHSRNHTAAQTCGWTANALRGEGKCYKYAFYGIESHRCIQMTPVVKCNERCVFCWRDHAGHAYELGDVEWDDPAAVADASVELQRRLLSGFGGNDEVPREVFEQAMEPRHVAISLDGEPTLYPYLPELIEEFHERDITTFLVSNGTDPEMLSRCDPTQLYVSVDAPDRKTFDSTVKAVEDDAWHNLVDTLDVLAEKDDTRTVVRSTLVREENMHRPAWYAAMCDRADADFVELKAYMHVGHSRGRLDRESMPSHEEIVEFAEEMQQFLPEHGTIKEVEPSRVAMLARDADTWVPKLQKDSDFWADDPLAEY from the coding sequence ATGAGCGACAGCGACTCGGGCGGGCCCAAGCAGGTCTCGGACCCCGACTACCACAGCCGGAACCACACGGCGGCCCAGACCTGCGGCTGGACGGCCAACGCCCTTCGGGGGGAGGGGAAATGCTACAAGTACGCCTTCTACGGTATCGAATCCCATCGCTGTATCCAGATGACGCCCGTGGTGAAGTGCAACGAGCGCTGTGTCTTCTGCTGGCGCGACCACGCCGGCCACGCGTACGAACTGGGCGACGTCGAGTGGGACGACCCCGCCGCCGTCGCGGACGCCTCCGTCGAACTCCAGCGGCGGCTCCTCTCGGGCTTTGGCGGCAACGACGAGGTGCCCCGCGAGGTGTTCGAGCAGGCGATGGAGCCCCGCCACGTCGCCATCTCGCTGGACGGCGAGCCCACCCTCTACCCCTATCTCCCGGAACTCATCGAGGAGTTCCACGAGCGCGATATCACGACGTTCCTCGTCTCGAACGGCACCGACCCGGAGATGCTGTCGCGCTGTGACCCCACCCAGCTGTACGTCTCCGTCGACGCGCCCGACCGCAAGACGTTCGATTCGACGGTCAAAGCCGTCGAGGACGACGCCTGGCACAACCTCGTCGACACCCTGGACGTGCTGGCCGAGAAAGACGACACCCGAACCGTCGTCCGGAGCACGCTGGTCCGCGAGGAGAACATGCACCGCCCGGCGTGGTACGCGGCGATGTGTGACCGCGCCGACGCCGACTTCGTGGAGCTGAAAGCGTACATGCACGTGGGTCACTCGCGGGGGCGGCTGGACCGCGAGTCGATGCCCAGCCACGAGGAGATCGTCGAGTTCGCCGAGGAGATGCAGCAGTTCCTCCCGGAGCACGGCACCATCAAAGAGGTCGAACCCTCTCGCGTGGCGATGCTGGCCCGGGACGCCGATACCTGGGTGCCCAAACTGCAGAAAGACAGCGATTTCTGGGCCGACGACCCGCTGGCGGAGTACTGA
- a CDS encoding 3-keto-5-aminohexanoate cleavage protein has product MPYDDYHRQKKVIITVATTGAIHGKDVNPNLPEQPEEIAQQVAACEEVGASIAHVHGRNEHGENDASRLQAVNDAIREACDDIIIQNTTGGQAQYESRIAGIRTDPPPEMASLDMGPFKRDKHIITNHTRNNIERLAVEMQAKGIKPEMEVFNSGQLAEVRRLIDEGLVEEPPYINLIFGGSFTPATPRNLLTMVDNIPEGAEFNVLAVGPHQLPLTTMAVLLGGHVRVGMEDNLYYRRGEKAESNQQLVERTAEIIERLDRDIATPDEAREMLGMATQSVEAAADGGKDAD; this is encoded by the coding sequence GTGCCATACGACGACTACCACCGGCAAAAGAAGGTCATCATCACGGTGGCCACCACCGGCGCGATCCACGGTAAAGACGTGAATCCGAACTTACCCGAGCAGCCCGAGGAAATCGCACAGCAGGTGGCCGCCTGCGAGGAAGTCGGGGCGTCAATCGCGCACGTCCACGGCCGCAACGAACACGGCGAGAACGACGCCAGCCGACTGCAGGCGGTCAACGACGCTATCCGCGAGGCCTGTGACGACATCATCATCCAGAACACCACCGGCGGCCAGGCCCAGTACGAGAGCCGCATCGCGGGCATCCGGACGGACCCCCCGCCGGAGATGGCGTCGCTCGACATGGGGCCGTTCAAGCGGGACAAACACATCATCACGAACCACACCCGCAACAACATCGAGCGCTTGGCCGTCGAAATGCAGGCCAAGGGCATCAAACCCGAGATGGAGGTGTTCAACTCCGGCCAGCTCGCGGAGGTCCGCCGGCTCATCGACGAGGGGCTGGTCGAGGAGCCGCCGTACATCAACCTCATCTTCGGCGGGTCCTTTACCCCGGCCACCCCGCGGAACCTCCTCACGATGGTCGACAACATCCCCGAGGGCGCCGAGTTCAACGTCCTCGCGGTCGGCCCCCACCAGCTCCCGCTGACGACGATGGCCGTCCTGCTGGGCGGACACGTCCGCGTCGGGATGGAGGACAACCTCTACTACCGGCGCGGGGAGAAAGCGGAGAGCAACCAGCAGCTGGTCGAGCGCACCGCGGAGATAATCGAGCGGCTCGACCGCGACATCGCGACCCCCGACGAGGCCCGGGAGATGCTCGGGATGGCGACCCAGTCGGTCGAAGCGGCGGCCGACGGCGGCAAGGACGCCGACTGA
- a CDS encoding PstS family phosphate ABC transporter substrate-binding protein, translated as MSNRREYLGLVATGLTVAVGGCLESGVDNSAATEDDEATTGTDATETETGTDPGTAEGTDTPLSGTVDITGSSTVYPLAQAVVEGFRQRHPDVDFALSITGTGGGFSERFCEGDADFNTASRPISAAERDLCAGNGVEYHELTLARDAVTVVVNADNDWVDCVTTGELRELWRADGATRWADVRSEWPDEEIARFGPADSSGTFDYFGEAVLGENAAHTSDYQPTERDNAVLRGVQNDRYGIAYLGFSYYRDNSDRVKALGIDAEGCVEPSLDSAANGDYPLARPLYTYVNTDRLGEASVAEFARYLLRRTTSETRLTEQVGYVPLTQAAMQAELDALNDVIERVQ; from the coding sequence ATGTCGAACCGACGCGAGTATCTGGGTCTCGTCGCGACCGGGCTGACGGTCGCGGTGGGTGGCTGTCTCGAAAGCGGCGTCGACAACTCGGCTGCGACCGAGGACGACGAGGCGACGACCGGCACGGACGCGACGGAGACGGAGACAGGGACGGACCCGGGTACAGCCGAGGGGACCGACACCCCGCTCAGCGGGACCGTAGACATCACCGGGAGCAGTACCGTGTACCCACTCGCACAGGCCGTCGTCGAGGGGTTCAGGCAGCGACATCCCGATGTCGACTTCGCTCTCTCGATAACCGGCACCGGCGGCGGGTTCAGCGAGCGATTCTGCGAGGGCGACGCCGATTTCAACACCGCCTCGCGGCCGATCAGCGCCGCGGAGCGGGACCTGTGTGCCGGCAACGGCGTCGAGTACCACGAGCTCACGCTCGCGAGAGACGCGGTGACAGTCGTCGTCAACGCCGACAACGACTGGGTCGACTGCGTGACGACCGGCGAACTGCGCGAGCTATGGCGCGCGGACGGCGCGACCCGCTGGGCAGACGTGCGAAGCGAATGGCCCGACGAGGAGATAGCTCGGTTCGGCCCCGCGGACAGCTCCGGCACGTTCGACTACTTCGGTGAGGCGGTGCTCGGCGAGAACGCCGCGCACACCTCCGACTACCAGCCGACCGAGCGGGACAACGCCGTCCTCCGGGGCGTCCAGAACGACCGGTACGGCATCGCCTATCTCGGCTTCTCGTACTATCGGGACAACAGCGACCGCGTGAAAGCACTCGGCATCGACGCCGAGGGATGTGTCGAGCCGTCGCTCGACAGCGCCGCGAACGGCGACTATCCGCTGGCGCGGCCGCTGTACACGTACGTCAACACCGACCGACTCGGCGAGGCGTCCGTCGCCGAGTTCGCCCGGTACCTCCTCAGACGGACCACCAGCGAGACGCGCCTGACTGAGCAGGTCGGCTACGTTCCGCTGACACAGGCGGCGATGCAGGCCGAACTGGACGCGCTGAACGACGTTATCGAGCGCGTGCAGTGA
- the metX gene encoding homoserine O-acetyltransferase MetX: MDSSTVSVGEFEFQCGETIENLELAYETYGEFEGDNAVLVCHALTGSAHVASRGRFEEGDQAYAWWDDIVGPGKAIDTTEYFVICVNVPGSCYGTSGPASENPESGEPYGPDFPPVTVADWTEAQRRLLDELGVPALYAVVGGSVGGMNVLEWAKRHPDHVEKIVPIAAAGRLDPQCLALDGIARRAITTDENWQGGHYYGGDHPDQGLALAREIGHVMYFSKSSMERRFGRRAATREAERAFPTDPAGRFFPYRDVESYLDYNASKFVERFDANSYLYLTRAMDNYDLASGFESDADALAAFDGDALVMSFTGDWHFTSEQSEALADALRGSDTPVAHHVVDSDYGHDAFLVEPDSVGPPLADFLEVGLDGSAISDTEETVDDSSDFAPVHTSLFSR; this comes from the coding sequence ATGGACTCCAGTACCGTCTCCGTCGGCGAGTTCGAGTTCCAGTGCGGCGAGACCATCGAGAACCTGGAGCTGGCCTACGAAACGTACGGCGAGTTCGAGGGCGACAACGCCGTGCTGGTCTGTCACGCCCTGACCGGGAGCGCTCACGTCGCCTCGCGTGGCCGCTTCGAGGAGGGCGACCAGGCCTACGCCTGGTGGGACGACATCGTCGGGCCGGGCAAGGCCATCGACACCACGGAGTACTTCGTGATCTGTGTGAACGTCCCCGGCTCCTGCTACGGGACGAGCGGCCCCGCGAGCGAGAACCCCGAGAGCGGCGAGCCCTACGGCCCCGACTTCCCGCCCGTCACGGTCGCCGACTGGACGGAGGCCCAGCGGCGACTCCTCGACGAACTGGGGGTGCCCGCGCTGTACGCCGTCGTCGGCGGCAGCGTCGGCGGCATGAACGTCCTCGAATGGGCCAAGCGCCACCCCGACCACGTCGAGAAGATCGTCCCCATCGCCGCCGCCGGCCGCCTCGACCCGCAGTGTCTCGCCCTCGATGGTATCGCCCGCCGGGCCATCACCACCGACGAGAACTGGCAGGGCGGGCACTACTACGGGGGCGACCACCCCGACCAGGGGCTGGCACTCGCCCGCGAAATCGGCCACGTGATGTACTTCTCGAAGTCGAGCATGGAGCGGCGGTTCGGCCGCCGGGCCGCGACCCGCGAGGCCGAGCGGGCCTTCCCCACGGACCCCGCCGGCCGCTTTTTCCCGTACCGGGACGTGGAGTCCTACCTCGATTACAACGCCTCGAAGTTCGTCGAGCGCTTCGACGCCAACAGCTACCTCTATCTCACGCGGGCGATGGACAACTACGACCTCGCCAGCGGCTTCGAGTCCGACGCCGACGCGCTGGCGGCCTTCGACGGGGACGCCCTCGTCATGTCGTTCACCGGGGACTGGCACTTCACCAGCGAGCAGAGCGAGGCCCTGGCCGACGCGCTGCGCGGAAGCGACACGCCGGTCGCCCACCACGTCGTCGACTCCGACTACGGTCACGACGCGTTCCTCGTCGAGCCCGACAGCGTCGGACCGCCGCTCGCGGACTTCCTGGAGGTGGGACTCGACGGAAGCGCCATCTCCGACACCGAGGAGACGGTGGACGACTCCTCGGATTTCGCCCCGGTCCACACGAGTCTCTTCTCACGCTAG
- a CDS encoding lysylphosphatidylglycerol synthase transmembrane domain-containing protein — protein MSSDSAALDFVDRRTVAQILLGFVVAGGVLALLVDFVGTEGVVAGLRQADVGWLALACLSTAVCLTAWGKAWQIVLGVAGIEESFSRLVVTYYAATFANYVTPLGQAGGEPFIAYVLSRDTEASYQDSLASVVTADLLNLFPFVTFSGVGFAALLYGSELPDAIEPLAGGLVVLSVGVPLLTAIGWRFRDRLRAAILRFSAPLVRRVPVFSLDGLRDRIHETEAAFERIARDRRALAKALSVSYVGWVFFALPLYFSAQAIGADLTLLLVFFIVPASTLAGLVPSPGGSGAVETALVVLVVALTAIGRTDAAVIAILYRVASYVFALVLGGVAALYVVKRN, from the coding sequence GTGAGTTCGGACAGCGCTGCCCTCGATTTCGTCGACAGGCGGACCGTCGCCCAGATACTGCTGGGTTTCGTCGTCGCGGGCGGCGTCCTCGCCCTGCTGGTCGATTTCGTCGGGACCGAGGGCGTCGTTGCGGGCCTCCGGCAGGCCGACGTGGGGTGGCTGGCGCTCGCCTGCCTCTCGACAGCGGTGTGTCTCACCGCCTGGGGGAAGGCCTGGCAGATCGTGCTGGGCGTCGCGGGCATCGAGGAGTCCTTCTCGCGACTCGTCGTCACCTACTACGCCGCCACCTTCGCGAACTACGTCACCCCGCTGGGCCAGGCCGGCGGCGAGCCCTTCATCGCCTACGTGCTCTCGCGGGACACGGAGGCCAGTTACCAGGACAGCCTCGCCAGCGTCGTCACCGCCGACCTGCTCAATCTCTTCCCCTTTGTCACCTTCTCCGGGGTCGGCTTCGCGGCGCTGCTGTACGGGAGCGAACTCCCCGACGCCATCGAGCCACTGGCCGGCGGGCTGGTCGTCCTCTCGGTCGGTGTGCCCCTGCTTACCGCTATCGGCTGGCGCTTTCGCGACCGGCTCCGGGCCGCGATACTCCGGTTCTCCGCGCCGCTCGTCCGGCGCGTACCGGTGTTCAGCCTCGACGGCCTCCGGGACCGAATCCACGAGACAGAGGCGGCCTTCGAGCGTATCGCCCGCGACCGCCGCGCGCTGGCGAAGGCGCTCTCGGTCTCTTACGTCGGCTGGGTGTTCTTCGCGCTCCCGCTGTACTTCTCCGCACAGGCCATCGGCGCCGACCTGACGCTGCTGCTCGTCTTCTTCATCGTCCCGGCCTCGACGCTGGCCGGGCTGGTCCCCTCCCCCGGTGGCTCGGGGGCCGTCGAGACAGCGCTCGTCGTGCTCGTCGTCGCGCTCACCGCCATCGGCCGGACCGACGCCGCGGTCATCGCCATCCTCTATCGCGTCGCAAGCTACGTGTTCGCGCTGGTTCTGGGCGGTGTCGCGGCGCTGTACGTCGTGAAGCGGAACTAG
- a CDS encoding PQQ-binding-like beta-propeller repeat protein: protein MSGSRRALLAAVGSAAAGLAGCAGDDRDETPTAARLGECARRWRTGTGGAVASSPVGLDDRLYVASDDGTLYSLHADTGAVDWEFEIGAKLPFNPVVDGETIYVGSWDTALYAVDTDGTEQWRFETGDKLGRGATVADGTVYFGSEDGHVYAADAATGAERWRYRTGAGVVATPVIADERVYVGSRDRTFYALDAVAGTPDWTVSTDASIVGGARVGGDRVYFGSSYESPFYALHRDDGTTAWTITNDTGFSMRPTLVDGTLYYGDNESRIQAVDAATGTVRWRTDLGYGTILSAPAVANGLVYFGNAGFRDPSGMNAVDRETGAVRWRYIRDDYVHSNPLVSGDTVYFGCYDTYVYAIDATPDG, encoded by the coding sequence GTGAGCGGCTCACGCCGAGCGCTCCTGGCTGCGGTCGGGAGCGCCGCGGCCGGTCTCGCCGGCTGTGCCGGAGACGACCGGGACGAGACGCCGACCGCGGCGCGGCTCGGAGAGTGTGCCCGTCGGTGGCGGACCGGGACCGGTGGCGCAGTGGCCTCGTCGCCGGTGGGCCTCGACGACCGCCTCTACGTCGCGAGCGACGACGGGACGCTGTACAGTTTGCACGCCGACACCGGCGCCGTCGACTGGGAGTTCGAGATCGGGGCCAAACTCCCGTTCAATCCGGTCGTGGACGGCGAGACGATATACGTCGGGAGCTGGGACACCGCTCTGTACGCCGTCGACACCGACGGGACCGAACAGTGGCGCTTCGAGACCGGGGACAAACTCGGCCGGGGCGCGACGGTCGCCGACGGAACCGTCTACTTCGGGAGCGAGGACGGCCACGTCTACGCGGCCGACGCCGCGACCGGGGCGGAACGGTGGCGGTACCGGACGGGCGCCGGCGTCGTCGCGACCCCGGTAATCGCCGACGAGAGGGTCTACGTCGGCTCCCGAGACCGGACGTTCTACGCTCTCGACGCAGTCGCTGGCACCCCCGACTGGACGGTGTCGACGGACGCGAGCATCGTCGGCGGCGCACGCGTCGGCGGCGACCGCGTGTATTTCGGGAGTTCTTACGAGAGCCCGTTCTACGCGCTGCACCGAGACGACGGGACGACCGCGTGGACGATTACGAACGACACCGGGTTCTCGATGCGGCCGACGCTCGTCGACGGGACGCTGTACTACGGCGACAACGAGTCGCGAATCCAGGCGGTCGACGCGGCCACCGGCACCGTCCGCTGGCGGACAGACCTCGGATACGGTACCATCCTGTCTGCCCCTGCGGTCGCGAACGGGCTGGTGTACTTCGGGAACGCGGGCTTCAGAGACCCGAGTGGCATGAACGCCGTCGACCGGGAGACGGGGGCGGTGCGCTGGCGGTACATCCGCGACGACTACGTCCACTCGAACCCGCTCGTGTCCGGCGACACCGTCTACTTCGGCTGTTACGACACGTACGTCTACGCCATCGACGCGACGCCGGACGGATGA
- a CDS encoding GNAT family N-acetyltransferase, with protein MPTETVTTTARTDADDYDIRWFREADREGFMELHRDTFPDGSEAWFEWKFLDNPYLPEVPIVVTEHDGDIVGARPNLAFQMRAGDTYHTALQSCDTMVDEAHRRQGLFSRMSERLFADYAEGQPAFTFNNPNQKTTAGLSKLGCDIAGEHTTYYRIQNPAAYAGIDSRLAETAGTQAARTYLATREQRFDPPSEVSVTRHTDIPAETLASLYRRRPPTEIHALRDEQFFRYRFGNPNWSYTAYTARIGGRPVAGVVTGTGEKEHHTVTNVADVVPLVGDAERDRALPAIFDRLVADHDDADVIAVRGQSVPDGLLTGLGFHSDRALPFSPVATPTKLVVSPIPPDGSWRVAGRDIRVMDNWRPTFVEHNTA; from the coding sequence ATGCCGACTGAGACGGTCACGACGACTGCCCGGACCGACGCGGACGACTACGACATCCGCTGGTTCCGCGAGGCCGACCGCGAGGGGTTCATGGAGCTACACCGGGACACCTTTCCGGACGGCTCGGAAGCGTGGTTCGAGTGGAAGTTCCTCGACAACCCCTATCTCCCGGAGGTGCCCATCGTCGTCACCGAACACGACGGGGACATCGTCGGCGCCCGGCCCAACCTGGCGTTCCAGATGCGCGCCGGCGACACCTACCACACGGCGTTGCAGTCCTGTGACACCATGGTCGACGAGGCCCACCGCCGGCAGGGCCTGTTCAGTCGCATGAGCGAGCGCCTCTTTGCCGACTACGCAGAGGGCCAGCCCGCGTTCACGTTCAACAACCCGAACCAGAAGACGACGGCGGGCCTCTCGAAGCTCGGCTGTGACATCGCCGGCGAACACACCACGTACTACCGGATACAGAACCCCGCCGCGTACGCCGGCATCGACAGTCGGCTGGCGGAGACGGCGGGCACGCAGGCCGCCCGTACCTACCTCGCCACGCGGGAACAGCGGTTCGACCCCCCGTCCGAGGTGAGTGTCACCCGCCACACCGATATCCCCGCCGAGACGCTGGCCAGTCTCTACCGGCGCCGGCCGCCGACCGAGATTCACGCCCTCCGCGACGAGCAGTTCTTCCGGTACCGGTTTGGCAACCCGAACTGGAGCTACACCGCCTACACCGCCCGCATCGGCGGCCGTCCCGTCGCCGGTGTCGTCACCGGGACGGGGGAGAAAGAGCACCATACCGTCACCAACGTCGCCGACGTGGTTCCGCTGGTCGGCGACGCCGAACGCGACCGGGCCCTCCCGGCTATCTTCGACCGGCTCGTGGCCGACCACGACGACGCCGACGTCATCGCGGTCCGGGGCCAGTCCGTCCCCGACGGGCTCCTGACCGGTCTCGGATTCCACAGCGACCGGGCGCTCCCCTTCAGTCCCGTGGCGACGCCGACGAAACTGGTCGTCTCGCCGATTCCACCCGACGGCTCCTGGCGCGTCGCCGGCCGGGACATTCGCGTGATGGACAACTGGCGGCCCACCTTCGTCGAGCACAACACCGCCTAG
- a CDS encoding DUF7130 family rubredoxin-like protein, protein MSDMFTSADEENLEFGQTVYDDDGTELGTIRGFDQHGFYVTVEEGIQSLTDDHRSTGAAGEAELMWRCWECGAMGNIDDDIPEECPDCGAPKEDIYYWTED, encoded by the coding sequence ATGAGTGATATGTTCACGAGCGCCGACGAGGAGAACCTGGAGTTCGGACAGACCGTCTACGACGACGACGGCACCGAACTCGGCACCATCCGCGGGTTCGACCAGCACGGCTTCTACGTCACGGTCGAGGAGGGCATCCAGTCGCTGACCGACGACCACCGGAGCACGGGTGCCGCCGGCGAGGCCGAACTGATGTGGCGCTGCTGGGAGTGTGGCGCGATGGGCAACATCGACGACGATATCCCCGAGGAGTGTCCCGACTGTGGCGCACCGAAGGAGGACATCTACTACTGGACCGAGGACTAA
- a CDS encoding NifU family protein has protein sequence MSTETEDGDDLRERITNFLRRNFPQIQMHGGSAAITDIDREEGSVTIQLGGACSGCGISPMTIQAIKTRMTKEIPEIDSVTARTGMEGGEGMSGGADSGMNPSFPGGDSRGGDVGGDEGPEAPF, from the coding sequence ATGAGCACGGAGACCGAGGACGGGGACGACCTGCGCGAGCGAATCACGAACTTCCTGCGCCGGAACTTCCCACAGATCCAGATGCACGGCGGGAGCGCGGCTATCACGGACATCGACCGCGAAGAGGGGAGCGTCACCATCCAGCTCGGCGGCGCGTGTTCGGGCTGTGGCATCTCGCCGATGACCATTCAGGCCATCAAGACCCGCATGACCAAGGAGATCCCCGAGATCGACTCGGTCACCGCCCGCACCGGGATGGAAGGCGGCGAGGGCATGTCCGGCGGCGCCGACAGCGGCATGAACCCCTCCTTCCCCGGCGGCGACTCCCGTGGCGGCGACGTCGGCGGCGACGAGGGGCCGGAAGCGCCGTTCTAG
- a CDS encoding ketopantoate reductase family protein — MDIAVVGAGSLGSLLGGLLAREHDVTLVGRDPHVSAVDRDGLTVTGVEQFDVSPAARTDPPAEADLAVVAVKSYDTAAVAAQLADCDLGACLSVQNGMGNESRLAEALSCPVLAGTCTYGARLAEPGTVAFTGRGDVVLGAREGGPSETADRVGAAFTAAGVETTVATDMPRRLWEKLAVNTAVNAATALARVENGALVDGPGRSLAADAARETARVAREQGVDLPDERAVERTRQVVRDTAANRSSMLGDVEAGRETEIDAINGYVVRVAAEPVPVNTTLSRLVRTWETEQERC, encoded by the coding sequence ATGGATATCGCCGTCGTCGGCGCGGGCAGCCTCGGGAGCCTGCTGGGCGGGCTGCTGGCCCGCGAGCACGACGTGACGCTGGTCGGCCGGGACCCACACGTCTCGGCTGTCGACCGCGACGGGCTGACCGTGACCGGCGTCGAGCAGTTCGACGTTTCGCCTGCGGCCCGTACCGACCCCCCTGCGGAAGCCGACCTCGCCGTCGTCGCGGTCAAGAGCTACGACACCGCCGCCGTCGCTGCCCAGTTGGCCGACTGCGACCTCGGCGCCTGCCTCTCGGTCCAGAACGGGATGGGCAACGAGTCACGGCTGGCCGAGGCCCTCTCCTGTCCGGTGCTCGCAGGGACTTGCACCTACGGCGCACGGCTGGCGGAGCCCGGCACTGTTGCCTTTACCGGCCGCGGTGACGTGGTGCTGGGCGCCCGCGAGGGCGGGCCGTCCGAGACGGCCGACCGGGTCGGCGCTGCGTTCACCGCCGCCGGCGTGGAGACCACCGTCGCGACGGATATGCCCCGTCGCCTCTGGGAGAAGCTGGCGGTCAACACCGCCGTCAACGCCGCGACGGCGCTGGCTCGCGTCGAGAACGGCGCGCTCGTCGATGGACCCGGTCGGTCCCTCGCCGCCGACGCCGCCCGCGAGACGGCCCGCGTCGCCCGCGAGCAGGGCGTCGACCTGCCCGACGAGCGGGCCGTCGAACGCACTCGGCAGGTCGTGCGTGACACCGCCGCGAACCGCTCGTCGATGCTGGGGGACGTCGAAGCCGGTCGCGAGACTGAGATAGACGCCATCAACGGCTACGTCGTGCGCGTCGCTGCGGAGCCAGTGCCCGTCAACACGACGCTGTCGCGGCTGGTCCGGACGTGGGAAACGGAACAGGAACGGTGCTAG